In Natronococcus occultus SP4, the following proteins share a genomic window:
- the asd gene encoding aspartate-semialdehyde dehydrogenase, which produces MAVRVGVLGATGAVGQRLIQLLDPHPEFEIAALTASDSSAGKTYRQAAKWRVEGPIPDDVAETTVSATDPDEVPDDVDLLFSSLPSSVGAEVEPDFCEAGYVMSSNSSNARMADDVPLVIPEVNAEHLDLLEVQRDERGWDGAMVKNPNCSTITFVPTLAALAEYGLESVHVATLQAVSGAGYDGVSSMEIIDNAIPYIGSEEDKLETESRKLLGEFDGAELSHNSVEVAASCNRIPTIDGHLENVWVETEDDLTPEDAADAMASYPSLELPSSPDQLIHVFDEPDRPQPRLDRTLGDGMAIAAGGLRESSFGLQYNCLAHNTIRGAAGASVLNGELLLENGYL; this is translated from the coding sequence ATGGCAGTACGAGTAGGCGTACTTGGCGCAACCGGAGCCGTCGGACAGCGACTGATCCAGCTTCTCGACCCCCACCCGGAGTTCGAGATCGCCGCCCTCACGGCGAGCGACTCCAGTGCGGGCAAGACGTACCGACAGGCCGCGAAGTGGCGCGTCGAGGGTCCGATCCCCGACGACGTCGCGGAGACGACCGTCTCGGCAACCGACCCCGACGAGGTCCCCGATGACGTCGACCTGCTGTTCTCGTCGCTCCCCTCGAGCGTCGGCGCGGAGGTCGAGCCCGACTTCTGCGAGGCGGGCTACGTCATGTCCTCGAACTCCTCGAACGCACGGATGGCCGACGACGTTCCGCTCGTAATCCCGGAGGTCAACGCCGAACACCTCGATCTGCTCGAGGTCCAGCGCGACGAGCGGGGCTGGGACGGCGCGATGGTCAAAAACCCCAACTGCTCGACGATCACCTTCGTTCCCACGCTGGCCGCGCTCGCGGAGTACGGCCTCGAGTCGGTCCACGTCGCGACGCTGCAGGCGGTTTCGGGCGCGGGCTACGACGGCGTCTCCTCGATGGAGATCATCGACAACGCGATCCCCTACATCGGCAGCGAGGAGGACAAACTCGAGACCGAGTCCCGCAAGCTGCTCGGCGAGTTCGACGGCGCCGAACTCAGCCATAACAGCGTCGAGGTCGCCGCCTCCTGTAACCGAATCCCGACGATCGACGGCCACCTCGAGAACGTCTGGGTCGAGACCGAGGACGACCTTACGCCCGAGGACGCCGCCGACGCGATGGCTTCGTACCCTTCCCTCGAGCTGCCGTCCTCGCCCGACCAGCTCATCCACGTCTTCGACGAGCCCGACCGCCCACAGCCACGCCTCGACCGAACGCTCGGCGACGGGATGGCTATCGCGGCTGGCGGGCTACGCGAGTCGTCGTTCGGGCTCCAGTACAACTGCCTGGCCCACAACACGATCCGCGGCGCCGCGGGTGCGAGCGTTCTGAACGGCGAACTGCTGCTCGAGAACGGCTACCTGTAG
- a CDS encoding 30S ribosomal protein S17e: MAIKPAYVKKTGNLLLERYPEAFTTDFEQNKDSVTKLTNVESKGVRNRIAGYVTRKKSGEVPA, encoded by the coding sequence ATGGCAATCAAACCGGCCTACGTCAAGAAGACCGGGAACCTCCTCCTGGAGCGGTACCCGGAGGCGTTCACGACCGACTTCGAGCAGAACAAAGACAGCGTCACGAAGCTGACAAACGTCGAGTCCAAGGGCGTTCGCAACCGGATCGCCGGCTACGTTACGCGGAAGAAAAGCGGCGAAGTGCCGGCGTAG
- a CDS encoding universal stress protein, whose product MTLTIDGTVVVPAADPDDGERTARALEPHLAPASTVVAVNVVEKSGGGIDKAPMEQREDHAADIFERIRDVLDESPAAVETEVLYGTDVVERIFEAAREEGADAVVFNAREGNRLAELLTGDVARRLVKEASVPVVALPQEST is encoded by the coding sequence GTGACGCTTACCATCGACGGGACGGTGGTCGTTCCCGCGGCCGATCCGGACGACGGCGAGCGAACCGCCAGGGCGCTCGAGCCCCATCTCGCTCCGGCAAGCACCGTCGTCGCGGTCAACGTGGTCGAGAAATCGGGCGGCGGGATCGACAAGGCCCCGATGGAACAACGCGAAGACCACGCCGCCGATATCTTCGAGCGGATCAGGGACGTCCTCGATGAGTCACCAGCCGCGGTCGAGACGGAGGTGTTGTACGGCACCGACGTCGTCGAGCGCATCTTCGAGGCCGCCCGCGAGGAGGGCGCCGACGCCGTCGTCTTCAACGCGCGAGAGGGGAACCGCCTCGCGGAGCTGCTGACGGGCGACGTCGCGCGGCGACTCGTCAAGGAGGCGTCCGTGCCCGTCGTCGCTTTACCCCAGGAGTCGACGTAA